One genomic segment of Micromonospora sp. WMMC415 includes these proteins:
- a CDS encoding HAD-IIA family hydrolase: MTDGRLVDGYSLVVFDLDGVIYLIDQPIPGAVEAVGRLHAEGRAVAYATNNASRRSSEVADLLTGMGVAARAEEVLTSAAAAAELLRDRYPAAAPVLVVGAEALRAEVRAAGLTPVSRVEESPVAVVQGYGPQVGWSDLAEAAVAIRGGATWIATNTDRTLPSGRGPLPGNGALVAALRTALNRDPDVVVGKPEPQLFATAARRARTGRTLVVGDRLDTDIEGAVRAGLDSLLVLTGVSGVAELLAAVPERRPTYVSEDLAGLFDPAAAVRVPGPAEAAGWSATVRDGRVELSGAGRPLDALPALCAAAWSAAEPVSVRATSPEADLALAALGLLAD; encoded by the coding sequence ATGACCGACGGGCGGCTGGTCGACGGGTACAGCCTGGTCGTCTTCGACCTGGACGGTGTGATCTACCTGATCGACCAGCCGATCCCCGGCGCGGTCGAGGCGGTCGGCCGGCTGCACGCCGAGGGGCGGGCGGTCGCGTACGCGACGAACAACGCCTCCCGCCGGTCGAGCGAGGTCGCCGACCTGCTCACCGGCATGGGCGTCGCCGCCCGGGCGGAGGAGGTCCTGACGTCCGCGGCCGCCGCCGCGGAGCTGCTCCGCGACCGGTACCCGGCGGCGGCGCCGGTCCTGGTGGTCGGCGCCGAGGCGCTGCGCGCCGAGGTCCGCGCCGCCGGGCTCACCCCGGTCAGCCGGGTCGAGGAGTCGCCGGTCGCGGTCGTCCAGGGGTACGGGCCGCAGGTCGGTTGGAGCGACCTCGCTGAAGCCGCGGTCGCGATCCGGGGCGGCGCGACCTGGATCGCCACCAACACCGACCGGACCCTGCCCAGCGGCCGTGGCCCGCTGCCCGGCAACGGCGCCCTGGTGGCCGCGCTGCGCACGGCGCTCAACCGCGACCCGGACGTGGTCGTGGGCAAGCCGGAGCCGCAACTGTTCGCCACCGCCGCCCGCCGCGCCCGCACCGGCCGGACGCTGGTCGTGGGCGACCGGCTGGACACCGACATCGAGGGCGCCGTCCGGGCCGGCCTGGACAGTCTGCTCGTACTCACCGGTGTCAGCGGCGTGGCCGAGCTGCTGGCCGCCGTTCCCGAGCGGCGGCCGACGTACGTGTCGGAGGACCTGGCGGGGCTCTTCGACCCGGCGGCCGCGGTGCGGGTGCCCGGCCCGGCGGAGGCCGCGGGCTGGTCGGCGACGGTGCGCGACGGGCGGGTGGAGCTCTCCGGTGCGGGACGCCCGCTGGACGCGCTGCCGGCGCTGTGCGCGGCGGCGTGGTCGGCGGCGGAACCGGTGTCGGTGCGGGCCACGTCGCCCGAGGCCGACCTGGCGCTCGCGGCGCTGGGTCTGCTCGCCGACTGA
- a CDS encoding Replicase polyprotein 1ab — MLSLAKGVAEKVARHLVATGQLIDEDPAEALAHALAARRLASRIAAVREAVGLAAYHAGEWQTAVAELRTYHRMTGLQSHLAVLADCERALGRPERAVDLFRGADRTKLDQAVAIELLIVAAGARGDLGQKDAAVAMLQVPELTSDAAEPWTSRLRYAYADALLAVGRREEAREWFSRAAEVDTDGETDAAERLLELDGVVIEGDDEDEVDDFAAGPGAPGAVPAEPDADLTGGGDVEPATGADAAAGDRRAADAEDHTADDAGRDTDADVEVAAAGAGTAVPDAGAVADDLAEDELTDTEARRLGGASYLGAADVDEARRDEPGADRR, encoded by the coding sequence CTGCTCTCCCTGGCCAAGGGCGTGGCGGAGAAGGTCGCCCGGCACCTGGTCGCCACCGGTCAGCTGATCGACGAGGACCCGGCCGAGGCACTGGCGCACGCCCTGGCGGCCCGCCGGCTCGCTTCGCGTATCGCCGCTGTCCGTGAGGCGGTCGGGCTGGCCGCGTACCACGCGGGGGAGTGGCAGACGGCGGTGGCCGAGCTGCGGACGTACCACCGGATGACCGGCCTCCAGAGCCACCTCGCCGTCCTCGCGGACTGCGAGCGGGCCCTGGGCCGCCCGGAGCGGGCCGTCGACCTGTTCCGGGGCGCGGACCGGACCAAGCTGGACCAGGCCGTGGCGATCGAGTTGCTGATCGTGGCCGCCGGAGCTCGCGGTGACCTGGGCCAGAAGGACGCGGCGGTGGCGATGCTCCAGGTTCCGGAGCTGACGAGTGACGCGGCCGAGCCGTGGACGTCCCGGCTGCGGTACGCGTACGCCGACGCGTTGCTCGCGGTGGGCCGCCGCGAGGAGGCCCGCGAGTGGTTCTCCCGCGCGGCGGAGGTCGACACCGACGGCGAGACCGACGCGGCCGAGCGCCTGCTGGAACTCGACGGTGTGGTGATCGAGGGCGACGACGAGGACGAGGTCGACGACTTCGCCGCCGGGCCCGGCGCGCCGGGGGCGGTTCCGGCGGAGCCGGACGCCGACCTCACCGGTGGGGGCGACGTCGAGCCGGCGACCGGCGCCGACGCCGCCGCAGGCGACCGTCGGGCCGCCGACGCCGAGGACCACACCGCCGACGACGCCGGCCGCGACACCGACGCCGACGTCGAGGTGGCGGCGGCCGGCGCGGGGACGGCGGTGCCGGACGCAGGTGCGGTCGCTGACGACCTGGCCGAGGACGAGCTCACCGACACCGAGGCGCGCCGCCTCGGGGGTGCGTCGTACCTCGGCGCGGCCGACGTCGACGAGGCCCGGCGCGACGAGCCGGGCGCCGACCGGCGATGA
- the tyrS gene encoding tyrosine--tRNA ligase has translation MTDTSLPPSGRDSLFDDLRWRGLIQDSTGLDELRALLDGPGAAFYVGFDPTAPSLHVGHLMQVTTARRLQLAGHRPLLLVGGATGQIGDPKESAERTLNPPEVVAGWVARIREQLAPFVSYQGANAAQLVNNLDWTAEMSVVEFLRDVGKHFPVNKMLAREVVRARLESGISFTEFSYQLLQANDFFELHRRHGCQLQYGGSDQWGNITAGVDYIRRRGAGPVEAFTTPLVTRSDGTKFGKTEGGAIWLDPEMTSPYAFYQFWVNVDDRDVSRYLRFFSFRPRADLEALEKETAERPAARAAQRALAEELTTLVHGEREMAQVVAASQALFGRGSLEELSPVTLRAALTEAGLVHLDELPDVASLLRESGLVPSNKEARRVIAEGGAYINNNRVTSADAVVTPEDLLHGRYLVLRRGKRSFAGVELRK, from the coding sequence GTGACCGACACCAGCCTCCCGCCGTCCGGGCGGGACTCTCTCTTCGACGACCTGCGGTGGCGCGGCCTGATCCAGGACTCCACCGGCCTGGACGAGCTGCGCGCGCTGCTCGACGGCCCGGGAGCGGCCTTCTATGTGGGCTTCGACCCCACCGCGCCGAGCCTGCACGTCGGCCACCTCATGCAGGTCACCACCGCCCGGCGGCTCCAGCTCGCCGGCCACCGGCCGCTGCTGCTGGTGGGCGGTGCGACCGGCCAGATCGGCGACCCGAAGGAGAGCGCGGAGCGCACGCTCAACCCGCCGGAGGTCGTGGCCGGCTGGGTCGCCCGGATCCGCGAGCAGCTCGCGCCGTTCGTGTCGTACCAGGGCGCCAACGCGGCGCAGCTGGTCAACAACCTGGACTGGACCGCCGAGATGTCGGTGGTCGAGTTCCTGCGCGACGTCGGCAAGCACTTCCCGGTCAACAAGATGCTGGCCCGCGAGGTGGTCAGGGCCCGGCTGGAGAGCGGGATCAGCTTCACCGAGTTCAGCTACCAGCTGCTGCAGGCCAACGACTTCTTCGAGCTGCACCGCCGGCACGGCTGCCAGCTCCAGTACGGCGGCTCCGACCAGTGGGGCAACATCACCGCCGGCGTCGACTACATCCGCCGCCGGGGTGCCGGCCCGGTCGAGGCCTTCACCACGCCTCTGGTGACCAGGTCGGACGGGACGAAGTTCGGCAAGACCGAGGGTGGCGCCATCTGGCTGGACCCGGAGATGACCAGCCCGTATGCCTTCTACCAGTTCTGGGTCAACGTCGACGACCGGGACGTGAGCCGGTACCTGCGATTCTTCAGCTTCCGTCCACGGGCGGACCTGGAGGCGCTGGAGAAGGAGACGGCGGAACGGCCGGCGGCCCGGGCCGCCCAGCGGGCCCTGGCCGAGGAGCTCACCACCCTCGTGCACGGCGAGCGGGAGATGGCCCAGGTCGTCGCGGCCAGCCAGGCTCTCTTCGGGCGGGGCTCGTTGGAGGAGCTGTCCCCGGTCACCCTGCGGGCGGCGCTCACCGAGGCCGGGCTGGTCCACCTCGACGAGCTGCCCGATGTGGCCAGCCTGCTCAGGGAGTCGGGCCTGGTGCCGAGCAACAAGGAGGCGCGGCGGGTCATCGCCGAGGGGGGCGCCTACATCAACAACAACCGGGTGACGTCGGCCGACGCGGTGGTCACCCCGGAGGACCTGTTGCACGGCCGGTACCTGGTGCTGCGCCGCGGCAAGCGCTCGTTCGCGGGCGTCGAGCTGCGGAAATAG
- a CDS encoding PaaI family thioesterase, whose protein sequence is MDEPDLTGGFVALLGLKFDEASADRVVIRWQVRPELHQPFGIQHGGVYCSVVETAASVGGALWLGDRGQVVGVSNQTDFLRAVRDGELTAVGTPVHRGRSQQLWQVEVTDGDDRLIARGQVRLQNLTPA, encoded by the coding sequence GTGGACGAGCCGGACCTGACGGGTGGTTTCGTGGCGCTGCTCGGTCTGAAGTTCGATGAGGCGAGTGCCGACCGGGTGGTCATCCGGTGGCAGGTCCGCCCCGAGCTGCACCAGCCGTTCGGCATCCAGCACGGCGGCGTGTACTGCTCGGTCGTGGAGACCGCGGCCAGCGTCGGCGGCGCTCTGTGGCTGGGTGACCGGGGCCAGGTGGTCGGCGTGTCGAACCAGACCGACTTCCTCCGCGCGGTCCGCGACGGGGAGCTGACCGCCGTCGGGACGCCCGTGCACCGGGGTCGCAGCCAGCAGCTGTGGCAGGTGGAGGTCACCGACGGCGACGACCGGCTGATCGCGCGCGGCCAGGTCCGCCTCCAGAACCTCACGCCCGCCTGA
- a CDS encoding hemolysin family protein, whose translation MQSYGSQLALVGVLVVLNALFAGSEMALVSLRDSQIQRLERTSRAGRTLARLARDPNRFLATIQIGITLAGFLASAAAAVSLARPLVPLLAPLGGAAETVAIVLVTLALTFVTLVFGELAPKRIAMQAAERWALLVARPLDVLAGLTRPAVWALGATSDLVVRLVGLDPKHEPDEIGPDELRDIVASNHGFTKEQRMIIAGAVEIADRQLKAVLVPRLQVFTLDSGTTAEAARLVLAATGHSRAPVVRHGGLDDAVGVIHLRDLVGMPDARPVDEIARPPMLLPDSLPVVEALRQFKAERQHIALVVDERGAVDGIVTLEDILEEIVGEIYDETDRDVRSVRTDPDGSMLLPGTFPVHDLPDVGVDLPGRPSGDYTTVAGLVLAGLGHIPTVAGESVTVDGWELEVTRVDHRAIDQVRVRRAAPARDDEATPALDPSRS comes from the coding sequence GTGCAGAGCTACGGGAGCCAACTGGCCCTGGTGGGTGTCCTGGTCGTCCTGAACGCGCTCTTCGCGGGCAGCGAGATGGCGCTGGTGTCGCTGCGGGACAGCCAGATCCAGCGCCTCGAACGCACCAGCCGGGCCGGGCGTACGCTGGCCCGCCTCGCCCGCGACCCGAACCGTTTCCTCGCCACCATCCAGATCGGCATCACCCTGGCCGGGTTCCTGGCCTCGGCGGCCGCCGCGGTGTCCCTGGCCCGGCCCCTGGTGCCGCTGCTGGCGCCGCTGGGCGGCGCCGCCGAGACGGTCGCGATCGTGCTGGTCACCCTGGCGCTGACGTTCGTCACGCTGGTCTTCGGCGAGTTGGCGCCGAAGCGGATCGCCATGCAGGCCGCCGAGCGGTGGGCGCTGCTGGTGGCCCGCCCGCTGGACGTGCTCGCCGGTCTCACCCGGCCGGCGGTCTGGGCGCTCGGCGCGACCAGCGACCTGGTGGTCCGCCTGGTGGGGCTCGACCCGAAGCACGAGCCGGACGAGATCGGCCCGGACGAGCTACGTGACATCGTCGCCAGCAACCACGGCTTCACCAAGGAACAGCGCATGATCATCGCCGGGGCGGTGGAGATCGCCGACCGGCAGCTCAAGGCGGTGCTCGTACCCCGGTTGCAGGTCTTCACGCTCGACAGCGGCACCACCGCGGAGGCCGCCCGGCTGGTGCTCGCCGCCACCGGCCACTCCCGGGCGCCGGTGGTCCGGCACGGCGGGCTCGACGACGCGGTCGGCGTGATCCACCTGCGTGACCTGGTCGGCATGCCGGACGCCCGGCCGGTCGACGAGATCGCCCGCCCGCCGATGCTGCTGCCCGACTCGCTGCCGGTGGTCGAGGCGCTGCGCCAGTTCAAGGCGGAGCGGCAGCACATCGCCCTGGTGGTGGACGAGCGCGGCGCGGTCGACGGGATCGTCACCCTCGAGGACATCCTCGAGGAGATCGTCGGCGAGATCTACGACGAGACCGACCGGGACGTCCGCTCGGTACGCACCGACCCGGACGGGTCGATGCTGCTGCCCGGCACGTTCCCCGTGCACGACCTACCCGATGTCGGCGTCGACCTGCCCGGCCGGCCCAGCGGCGACTACACCACGGTCGCCGGGCTGGTCCTCGCCGGCCTCGGCCACATCCCGACCGTGGCCGGGGAGAGCGTCACGGTCGACGGGTGGGAGCTGGAGGTGACCCGCGTCGACCACCGCGCCATCGACCAGGTGCGGGTACGCCGGGCCGCGCCCGCCCGCGACGACGAGGCCACCCCGGCCCTCGACCCGTCCCGCTCCTGA
- a CDS encoding GNAT family N-acetyltransferase has protein sequence MTAQLRLRPVLDDDLPLFFTHQLDAEANWMAAFGPADPADRAAFDAHWRRVRADPAVMSRTVVVDGEVVGHVNVFPADGRTEVSYWIDPRRWGRGYATGALAALLGEVSRRPVHARAAKDNRASLAVLRKCGFVVTGEDRGYAHGRGAEVEEWILELSGQAPDPA, from the coding sequence GTGACCGCCCAACTGCGACTGCGCCCGGTGCTCGACGACGATCTGCCGCTCTTCTTCACCCACCAGTTGGACGCCGAGGCCAACTGGATGGCGGCGTTCGGCCCGGCGGACCCGGCAGACCGCGCCGCGTTCGACGCCCACTGGCGCCGGGTCCGCGCGGACCCGGCCGTGATGTCGCGCACGGTGGTCGTCGACGGCGAGGTGGTCGGCCACGTGAACGTTTTCCCGGCCGACGGGCGCACCGAGGTCAGCTACTGGATCGACCCCCGCCGGTGGGGCCGGGGGTACGCCACCGGGGCGCTCGCCGCCCTGTTGGGTGAGGTGTCCCGCCGGCCGGTGCACGCCCGCGCCGCCAAGGACAACCGGGCGTCGCTCGCGGTGCTCCGCAAGTGCGGGTTCGTCGTCACCGGCGAGGACCGCGGCTACGCCCACGGACGCGGCGCCGAGGTCGAGGAGTGGATCCTGGAGCTGTCGGGCCAGGCCCCCGACCCGGCCTGA
- the ppdK gene encoding pyruvate, phosphate dikinase, with protein MTRYVYDFIEGDRSRADLLGGKGANLAEMTRLGLPVPPGFTVTTEACRAYLAEGRPPVGLFDEVNAHLREIEARLDRRLGDPHDPLLLAVRSGGRYSMPGMMETILDIGLNDATVAGLAARTGDERFAWDSYRRLIQMFGRTVHGVPAEEFERELAAVRAAAGPAGPDAATLRALVDTYKKVYAGQVGHDFPQAPHEQLYLAVRAVFESWNAERAVLYRRREHIPDDLGTAVTVMAMVFGNLGADSGTGVAFTRDPATGEPGVYGDYLPDAQGEDVVAGVRNTVPLAELERTDPASFGELMRIMGVLERHYRDLCDVEFTIERGRLWMLQTRVGKRTPGAAFTIAAQLVDEGLITADEALHRVDGGQLAQLMFPAFDLAVAPPPLTTGVGASPGAAVGAIVFDSAAAVAATGPVILVRQETNPDDLPGMIAASGVLTARGGKTSHAAVVARGMGRTCVCGAEELRIDAERGEVVVGDRVLRAGDVVSVDGSTGAVYPGEVPVAPSPVARYLAGELVPESDRLVAAVDRLLRHADAVRRLGVRANADTAVDARRARAYGAAGIGLCRTEHMFLGERRELVERVILADDPATRATALAALLPVQRADFVEILAAMDGLPVTVRLLDPPLHEFLPPLHELTARVARAEALGEDPGRDGVLLAAVRRMHEANPMLGLRGVRLGLAVPGLFAVQVRALAEAAAQRVSAGGDPRPEIMVPLVTDVRELTAVRAEIEEVLAGVPGVPPIPVGTMVETPRAALTAGDLAHEAHFFSFGTNDLTQTTWAFSRDDVEATFVGTYLERGILGVSPFETVDAAGVGRLVRLAVAEGRAARPDLTVGLCGEHGGDPASIAFFADAGLDYVSCSPYRVPIARLAAGRAAVDPAGGASDSR; from the coding sequence ATGACGAGATACGTCTACGACTTCATCGAGGGCGACCGGAGCAGGGCGGACCTGCTCGGCGGCAAGGGCGCGAACCTGGCCGAGATGACGCGGCTCGGGCTGCCGGTGCCGCCCGGCTTCACCGTGACCACGGAGGCGTGCCGGGCGTACCTGGCCGAGGGCCGGCCGCCGGTCGGCCTGTTCGACGAGGTCAACGCGCACCTGCGGGAGATCGAGGCCCGGCTGGACCGGCGGCTCGGCGACCCGCACGACCCGTTGCTGCTCGCGGTCCGCTCCGGTGGGCGGTACTCGATGCCGGGGATGATGGAGACGATCCTCGACATCGGCCTCAACGACGCCACGGTGGCCGGCCTGGCCGCGCGGACCGGTGACGAGCGCTTCGCATGGGACTCCTACCGCCGCTTGATCCAGATGTTCGGGCGGACCGTGCACGGCGTACCGGCCGAGGAGTTCGAACGGGAGCTGGCCGCGGTCCGCGCCGCCGCCGGGCCGGCCGGGCCGGACGCGGCGACGCTGCGCGCGCTGGTCGACACGTACAAGAAGGTGTACGCCGGGCAGGTCGGGCACGACTTCCCCCAGGCCCCGCACGAGCAGCTCTACCTGGCCGTCCGCGCGGTCTTCGAGTCGTGGAACGCCGAGCGCGCGGTGCTCTACCGCCGACGCGAGCACATCCCGGACGACCTCGGCACCGCGGTCACCGTGATGGCGATGGTCTTCGGCAACCTGGGCGCGGACTCCGGCACCGGGGTGGCGTTCACCCGCGACCCGGCCACCGGGGAGCCGGGCGTGTACGGCGACTACCTGCCCGACGCGCAGGGCGAGGACGTGGTGGCCGGCGTCCGGAACACGGTGCCGCTGGCCGAGCTGGAACGGACCGACCCGGCGAGCTTCGGCGAGCTGATGCGGATCATGGGTGTCCTGGAACGGCACTACCGGGACCTGTGCGACGTGGAGTTCACCATCGAGCGCGGCCGGTTGTGGATGTTGCAGACCCGGGTCGGCAAGCGCACGCCCGGCGCGGCGTTCACGATCGCCGCGCAGCTCGTCGACGAGGGCCTGATCACTGCCGACGAGGCGCTGCACCGGGTCGACGGCGGCCAGCTGGCCCAGCTGATGTTCCCGGCGTTCGACCTCGCGGTGGCGCCGCCGCCGCTCACCACCGGGGTCGGCGCGTCGCCCGGCGCGGCGGTCGGCGCGATCGTCTTCGACTCGGCGGCTGCCGTCGCGGCGACCGGACCGGTGATCCTGGTCCGGCAGGAGACCAACCCGGACGACCTGCCCGGCATGATCGCCGCCTCGGGTGTGCTCACCGCGCGCGGTGGCAAGACGTCGCACGCCGCCGTGGTGGCCCGCGGCATGGGACGGACCTGCGTCTGCGGCGCCGAGGAGCTGCGGATCGACGCGGAGCGCGGCGAGGTCGTGGTCGGCGACCGGGTGCTCCGGGCCGGTGACGTGGTCTCCGTCGACGGCAGCACCGGCGCGGTGTACCCCGGCGAGGTGCCGGTCGCGCCGTCCCCTGTCGCCCGCTACCTCGCCGGTGAGCTGGTCCCGGAGTCCGACCGCCTGGTCGCCGCCGTGGACCGGCTGCTCCGGCACGCCGACGCGGTCCGCCGGCTGGGGGTGCGCGCCAACGCCGACACGGCCGTCGACGCCCGGCGGGCCCGCGCGTACGGGGCGGCCGGGATCGGGCTGTGCCGGACCGAGCACATGTTCCTCGGCGAGCGCCGGGAGTTGGTGGAGCGCGTGATCCTCGCCGACGACCCGGCGACCCGGGCCACCGCCCTGGCCGCGCTGCTGCCCGTGCAGCGGGCGGACTTCGTCGAGATCCTGGCCGCGATGGACGGGCTTCCGGTGACGGTCCGGCTGCTCGACCCGCCGCTGCACGAGTTCCTGCCACCCCTGCACGAGCTGACCGCCCGGGTGGCCCGCGCCGAGGCGCTGGGCGAGGACCCGGGACGGGACGGCGTCCTGCTGGCGGCCGTCCGGCGGATGCACGAGGCGAACCCCATGCTGGGGCTGCGCGGGGTTCGGCTCGGCCTGGCCGTTCCCGGCCTGTTCGCCGTGCAGGTCCGGGCCCTCGCCGAGGCGGCGGCGCAGCGGGTCAGCGCCGGCGGGGACCCCCGGCCGGAGATCATGGTCCCGCTCGTCACCGACGTGCGGGAGCTGACCGCCGTCCGCGCCGAGATCGAGGAGGTCCTCGCCGGCGTACCGGGCGTCCCACCGATCCCGGTCGGCACGATGGTCGAGACGCCCCGCGCCGCGCTGACCGCCGGGGACCTCGCCCACGAGGCGCACTTCTTCTCCTTCGGCACCAACGACCTGACCCAGACGACCTGGGCGTTCTCCCGCGACGACGTGGAGGCCACGTTCGTCGGCACGTACCTGGAGCGCGGCATCCTCGGCGTCTCCCCGTTCGAGACGGTCGACGCGGCCGGAGTGGGCCGGCTGGTCCGGCTGGCCGTGGCCGAGGGTCGGGCGGCCCGCCCGGACCTCACCGTCGGGCTGTGCGGGGAGCACGGCGGCGACCCGGCGTCGATCGCCTTCTTCGCCGACGCCGGCCTGGACTACGTCTCGTGCTCGCCGTACCGGGTGCCGATCGCCCGGCTGGCCGCCGGCCGGGCCGCCGTCGACCCGGCCGGCGGCGCGTCCGACTCCCGTTGA
- the adhP gene encoding alcohol dehydrogenase AdhP: MRATVVTAFDRPLEILDVPVPEPGPGQVLVRIEASGLCHTDIHAARGDWPVKPNPPFVPGHEGVGIVERVGPGVTEHAVGDRVALPWLGWACGTCDYCVSGWETLCESQRNTGYSVDGAHAEYAVASARYAVRVPDGVNPVEAAPLTCAGVTTYKAVKVADVRPGDRVAIFGIGGLGHLAQQYAQLHGGETVAVDVTAEKLALATDLGATHTVNAAAVDPVEAITALGGVDVAVVLAASPTVIEQAHRCLRRGGRLVLVSLPKDNSITLPVFETVLKGIRVLGSIVGTRADLAEVFRLHAAGRTRVVLETRKLDEINEAIEDVLAGRVAARLVIQP, from the coding sequence ATGCGTGCCACCGTCGTCACCGCGTTCGACCGTCCACTGGAGATCCTCGACGTGCCGGTCCCGGAACCCGGCCCCGGCCAGGTGCTGGTCCGGATCGAGGCGAGCGGGCTCTGCCACACCGACATCCACGCCGCCCGGGGTGACTGGCCGGTCAAGCCGAACCCGCCGTTCGTTCCGGGGCACGAGGGCGTCGGCATCGTCGAGCGGGTCGGCCCCGGCGTCACCGAACACGCCGTGGGCGACCGGGTCGCCCTGCCCTGGCTCGGCTGGGCCTGCGGCACCTGCGACTACTGCGTCAGCGGCTGGGAGACGCTGTGCGAGTCCCAGCGCAACACCGGCTACTCCGTCGACGGCGCGCACGCCGAGTACGCCGTCGCGTCCGCCCGGTACGCGGTGCGCGTGCCCGACGGCGTGAACCCGGTCGAGGCCGCGCCGCTGACCTGCGCCGGGGTCACCACGTACAAGGCGGTGAAGGTCGCCGACGTGCGACCCGGCGACCGGGTGGCGATCTTCGGCATCGGCGGGCTCGGACACCTCGCGCAGCAGTACGCGCAGCTGCACGGCGGCGAGACGGTCGCCGTGGACGTGACCGCCGAGAAGCTGGCCCTGGCCACCGACCTCGGCGCGACGCACACGGTGAACGCGGCCGCGGTCGACCCGGTCGAGGCGATCACCGCCCTCGGCGGCGTGGATGTGGCCGTCGTGCTGGCCGCCAGCCCGACCGTGATCGAGCAGGCACACCGCTGCCTGCGCCGAGGCGGCCGGCTCGTGCTGGTGTCGCTGCCGAAGGACAACTCGATCACCCTGCCGGTGTTCGAGACCGTCCTGAAGGGCATCCGGGTGCTCGGCTCGATCGTCGGCACCCGCGCCGACCTCGCCGAGGTGTTCCGGCTGCACGCCGCCGGCCGTACCCGGGTCGTCCTGGAGACCCGCAAGCTCGACGAGATCAACGAGGCGATCGAGGACGTGCTCGCCGGCCGGGTCGCCGCCCGCCTGGTGATCCAGCCCTGA
- a CDS encoding Crp/Fnr family transcriptional regulator: MTTLDVLRAHPFVAELPEASLSRLAAYARPVVWHPGQRLFQPGRPAERFWLVRGGEVVLDVTVPGRGAVVIESIGPGGVLGWSWLFPPYRWQFGAVAVQRSTAVEFTAAAVRRLIETDDALGKELTTRFMAIVVDRLQAARGRLLDVYGYPTALPPTG, from the coding sequence ATGACCACACTCGACGTGCTCCGCGCACACCCGTTCGTCGCCGAGCTGCCCGAGGCGTCGCTGTCGCGGCTCGCCGCGTACGCGCGCCCGGTGGTGTGGCACCCCGGCCAGCGGCTGTTCCAGCCGGGACGTCCGGCGGAGCGTTTCTGGCTGGTACGGGGCGGTGAGGTGGTGCTGGACGTCACGGTGCCCGGCCGCGGTGCCGTCGTGATCGAGTCGATCGGTCCGGGCGGCGTGCTGGGCTGGTCCTGGCTCTTCCCGCCGTACCGCTGGCAGTTCGGCGCGGTGGCCGTCCAGCGCAGTACGGCGGTGGAGTTCACCGCCGCGGCCGTCCGCCGGCTCATCGAGACCGACGACGCCCTGGGCAAGGAGCTGACCACGCGCTTCATGGCCATCGTGGTGGACCGCCTCCAGGCGGCCCGGGGGCGGCTGCTCGACGTGTACGGCTACCCGACCGCGCTCCCGCCGACGGGCTGA